The following coding sequences are from one Lolium rigidum isolate FL_2022 chromosome 6, APGP_CSIRO_Lrig_0.1, whole genome shotgun sequence window:
- the LOC124666863 gene encoding homeobox protein knotted-1-like 1 — translation MEDLYSIHPGISRVGGAASEASSGVGVDAGGPSTSDLTELMKAQIASHPRYPTLLSAYIECRKVGAPPEVASLLEEIGRERLVGAGSIGVDPELDEFMESYCRVLVRYKEELSRPFDEAASFLSSIQTQLSNLCSGGSSPAATATHSDEMVGSSDDEQCSGETDVLDIGQEHTSRIADHDLKEMLLKKYSGCLSRLRSEFLKKRKKGKLPKDARTALMDWWNAHYRWPYPTEEDKVRLAAMTGLDPKQINNWFINQRKRHWKPSEDMRFALMEGVTGGSSGTTLYFDTGTVGP, via the exons ATGGAGGATCTGTATAGCATCCACCCGGGGATCTCGCGggtcggcggcgcggccagcgagGCGTCCTCCGGCGTGGGCGTGGACGCCGGGGGGCCCTCGACGTCGGATCTGACGGAGCTGATGAAGGCGCAGATTGCCAGCCACCCGCGGTACCCTACCCTCCTCTCCGCCTACATCGAATGCCGTAAG GTTGGGGCGCCTCCGGAGGTGGCGTCGCTGCTGGAGGAGATCGGCCGGGAGAGGCTCGTCGGCGCCGGGTCGATCGGCGTTGATCCCGAGCTCGACGAGTTCATG GAATCGTACTGCCGAGTGCTGGTGCGGTACAAGGAGGAGCTGTCGCGGCCGTTCGACGAGGCCGCTTCGTTCCTCAGCAGCATCCAGACGCAGCTCAGCAACCTCTGCAGCGGCGGCAGCTCACCGGCCGCCACCGCCACTCATTCCG ATGAGATGGTGGGGTCTTCTGATGATGAACAATGCTCTGGGGAGACCGATGTGCTTGACATAGGGCAAGAGCACACCTCCCGTATAGCTGACCATGACCTGAAGGAAATGCTTCTCAAGAAGTACAGTGGCTGCCTCAGTCGACTACGGTCCGAGTTcctgaagaagagaaagaaagggaAGCTGCCGAAGGATGCACGGACAGCTCTCATGGATTGGTGGAATGCGCACTACCGCTGGCCATATCCTACG GAAGAAGATAAGGTGAGGCTCGCAGCGATGACAGGTCTCGACCCGAAGCAGATCAACAACTGGTTCATCAACCAGAGGAAGCGGCACTGGAAGCCGTCCGAGGACATGCGGTTTGCGCTCATGGAGGGCGTCACCGGTGGGTCTTCTGGGACGACACTCTACTTCGACACAGGAACAGTTGGACCTTGA